A segment of the Echinicola strongylocentroti genome:
CCAGAATTGGGAACCCGAGGAAATGCCTTGCAACCTGGAATGGATAATTTAAGGTACCCCTTATACCGTGAGTATATTATGGGGCTAAATATTGCATTTTAAGAATCTTAGTTGCTTGAAAAATAATAAAGACATTAAATATGAAAATTTTCGATAAAATACGATGGATGTTGACCTTTTCAATAGCCATGGCCATTACTGTGGGCTGTGAGAGTATTTTGGAGGTGGAGCCAGAAAGTTCGGTTAGTGAGAGTCAGTTCTGGAACTCAGAAGCTGACGCCAATGCGGGCGTAGCAGGTATTTATGATGCCATGCAAGGAGCCTATAGTAGAAGGTACTTTTTATGGGGAGAGATGAGGTCAGATAATTTTGATGCCTTTGGCTCAGCAGAGAATCCAGAATCCTTGGAATTGACGTCAAACAACTTGACAGACCAAAGGTCCAGTTATTCAAGTTGGGGTGATTTTTATCAAATGATCTTGCGGGCCAACCTTGCGATAGAGAATATTCCGTCTATCGTTGGCGGGAATACAGATCCTCTTTTGGGACAGGCGTATGCCTTGCGGGCCTTTGTTTATTTTGACCTGATCAGGGCATATGGAGATGTTCCGTTATATCTTGATTTAATTTCTGGGGTCAATGATGATATTTTTAGGTCCAAAACGTCTGGAACGGAAATTATGAACAATGTTGTCATTCCCGATATGTTAAAGGCTGAGGAACTTATTCCCATTCCGAAAGATAGGTTTAGGTTCTCACTGTCAAGTGTTTATTGTTTACAGGCCGAAGTATATATGCACTTAGGGGAATATGCCCTGGCCAAAGAAGCCCTTGACAAATTAGAGGCTTTGGGTGAGTTCAGCTTAGTGACCAGCCCAGAGGCATTTCATTCTCTGTTTAGAAGAGAACCGGAAAGGTCGGGGATTTCTACTCCCCAAGAAACGGGGCCAGAATTGATCTTCTCCATCGTCTTTAACCAAGACGAAGAACCAGGTGATGGAGCGATTTATTCATTGTTTTGGCCCGGGGTGCCCAGTTATGTGGTCTCTAACGAACTGGAAGAAAAATGGATAGAAACTTTCCCGATAGACTCGGCTTCTTGGGTGGCAAAATACCCTGATTACACCCCTTCTACGGTAGATGAAGAAACTGGTGCTACCATATACGGCGATTACCATAGGTACTTACAGTTGATAGAGAGCATTAAAGATATTGGGGATAGGAGATATGGGAAATACAATTTAAGTAATTATCCCGGCTCTGAGGATGATGTAGATATCGTTGTCTATAGGTATGCAGGGATGCTCCTGCTCAAAGCGGAGGCAGAACTACAGATGGGCAATAGTGAAGAGGCCGTCAACTTGGTCAACAGGGTCAGGAGTGCCCGGGATTTACCTGGAATTTCGCTTGCTGATTACCAGACCACGGAAGAGCTTCACGACGCAATCCTAGATGAACGTCAGTTTGAGCTCCTCGCTGAAGGCAAAAGGTGGTGGGACCTGATCAGGACCAACAAAGCAGTAGAGATCATGGGCCCGATTAACGGCCAGACCTCGGAGACTCTTTTGTTTCCTATTTGGTTTAAGCATCTAGTGGACAATGAAAACCTGACGCAAACACCAGGGTATTAATTAAGCATTAAAACAGTGGAAAAATGAAGATATTCATAAAAAAATCAATAAATATAATTGTGGTAGGTGCAATGATGTTGTTCGCAGCGAGTTGTGACTTAGCGCTACAGGAGAAGTGGGAGTATGTGCCCGAACCATTTGGAAACCGTCCGACAGGTATGACGGCCTATGATTGGATGCTGATGATCAATGGTGATACCACCTATAACGATGACGATGGCTTGCCTCAGTTCCAGTTTATGCTGGATGCCATTGAACGTGCAGGGGTGTTTGAATTATACAATAATCCTGATGCACAGCAAACGTATTTTTTATTGAGAAATAGTGCCTTTAATGGCGGTGGCCAATTGATCGCAAATATGACAGGAGATAGTGAAAATCCACTGGACTCGATAAGTCCGGACCGATTGGCACATGCCCTCAAATACCATATTATAGATGAGACAATGAGCCAAACTGATATCCCGAAGAATGATTTTCATCTTTATTATCAGTCCCTTATCCCTGGGGATACCGGGGTAGTGGAGATAAACAAAAGGCTTTTTAATCAAGAGATCCGGATTAATGCCAGTATTGCAAGAGTAGGAGGAGGGACTACCCCGACCACTATGCCGAGTTCATCAAAAGGAGCTACAGTAGTCTTACATAACTTTATATTCACCAATGGGATTGGTCATCAACTTAACGGATACGTGAGGTACCAACCTTTCTAATAACCATTTTATGGCAGGCCAATATGGGCCTGCCATTGTTTTTAGCAAAGCGATAGCATTATGTCATCGTTTGGGGAAATGACCTTGTACAGGGAAATGGATAGTGTTTCAAAAGGAAAGATGAGGACTCCATCAGTCTAACCTATTTTTCTCTCAAGATATAAATCATTTTATGCAATTTTAATATCATATTGTCAATTGATTGATTTTTACTTTTTAGTGATATTTGGTAAGTAGTAAAGCTAAATAATTGATATATAGCTATTTATTGTTTGAAGTGAATTGACTATTTCTATAGGTGTAGTCAATAATGAAAAATATCAAATAATACTATTTTAATATGCGAGTGTGCTCGTCTTGAGAGCTTAGCATTCCTAAAATTTCAATCAAAATAAACCTTATTATGCAACCCACTTTCAGTCAACAAAAGAGGCGTATGCCTAATGTGCCGGCGACCCAAAAACAAGCGAAAAATAATCTTAAATAGATAAAAAAACGCTATAAGTAGAAATATACTATTCCAAGGAATTATGTATACAAGTCCCTGCTGTGAAATGGACTTTATCACCCTTTTTATAAATTATTTTTCAATAAAAGAACCTCAGATTAGCAACGAATAATCCAATGTACTATTTGTGAAATCAAAAAGGGCATGCGTGTCATTTATGAAATGTATAGGGTATAAATAATTATCAACCGCCTATTGTCAGGGGTAAAGAGAAAGCGAGCTTGTCCAGCTAAACCCCGACTGAATCTTAAATTAAAATAACCTCAAAATGAAATGTAAAGCATTAACAAACACGTTGTCTTGCGCAAAATTTGCTTTAATAATTTTCTTTATTAAAGCACTTGCCATCCATCCTCTTATTGCAAAAGAGGATGGGCTTCTGCAAGACAAGATCAAAATTACGGGCCAAGTAACGTCCGCCCAAGATGATACTACCTTGCCAGGTGTGACTGTGTTGGAAAAAGGTACTTCAAATGGCACAGTAACCGATATTGATGGAAACTTTGCACTGAATGTAGAGCAGGGCGCTACACTTGTCATATCGTTTGTCGGTTTTGTAACCCAGGAAGTTCCCGTGGACAATCAATCCAAAATTGACGTGGTCTTGGAAGCAGATGTGAAACAATTGGATGAAGTCGTGGTCATTGGTTATGGTACCGCTAAAAAATCCGATCTAACGGGGGCTGTTTCCACAGTGGATACCAAGGTACTGGAAAACAACCCGAACTCAAGGGTGGACCAAGTGCTACAAGGACGGGCGACAGGTGTGCAGGTCACCCAAACAAGTGGGGCACCAGGAGCCGGGACATCCATAAGGGTCCGCGGTGGCAACTCCATCCAAGGCAGCAATGAACCACTTTGGGTCATTGATGGAATTATAGTTGGGCAGGACTTTAACCTAAATAACATAAACTCCAATGATATCAAATCCATCGAAATCCTCAAGGATGCCTCTTCGATAGCCATTTACGGGTCAAGAGGTGCCAATGGAGTGGTCTTGGTAACCACCAAAAGTGGGACCGCTTCAGGTGGAAAACCAAAGGTAAACGTTGGATTTTATACAAGTACGCAGCTGGTGCCGGAGCGGCCGGCTTATCTTTCACAACCGGAGCAGATTGATTATACCAACGAAGATGCGCGGTTTAGGTCTGCAGGAGAACCCTTTCCGAACGATCCTTCCAGTTATCCCGACAATGATTGGTTTGACCTCTTGATAGACCCTGCTGCTATTTATAATGGAGATGTTTCAATAGCAGGCTCATCAGAAAATGGCCATATTAATTATTATAACTCCTTCAACTATTTTAACCAAGATGGCTTGATCGAAAATTCCGGGATCGAAAAATACATTTTCCGCTCAAACCTAAGTGTCGATTTGAATGATAAGTTAAGCGCGGGATTTCGGGTGAATTATTCCAGGCTACATCAGGACAACGGTACTGTGGGGTACAGTCAGTTATTGGCCACCTTGCCCACCCAGCCCATATACAACGAAGATGGGTCGTACAGTGGCTATGACGATGTGATTGGAGCGCCATTTTCTAATCCAA
Coding sequences within it:
- a CDS encoding RagB/SusD family nutrient uptake outer membrane protein; translated protein: MKIFDKIRWMLTFSIAMAITVGCESILEVEPESSVSESQFWNSEADANAGVAGIYDAMQGAYSRRYFLWGEMRSDNFDAFGSAENPESLELTSNNLTDQRSSYSSWGDFYQMILRANLAIENIPSIVGGNTDPLLGQAYALRAFVYFDLIRAYGDVPLYLDLISGVNDDIFRSKTSGTEIMNNVVIPDMLKAEELIPIPKDRFRFSLSSVYCLQAEVYMHLGEYALAKEALDKLEALGEFSLVTSPEAFHSLFRREPERSGISTPQETGPELIFSIVFNQDEEPGDGAIYSLFWPGVPSYVVSNELEEKWIETFPIDSASWVAKYPDYTPSTVDEETGATIYGDYHRYLQLIESIKDIGDRRYGKYNLSNYPGSEDDVDIVVYRYAGMLLLKAEAELQMGNSEEAVNLVNRVRSARDLPGISLADYQTTEELHDAILDERQFELLAEGKRWWDLIRTNKAVEIMGPINGQTSETLLFPIWFKHLVDNENLTQTPGY
- a CDS encoding fasciclin domain-containing protein, with amino-acid sequence MKIFIKKSINIIVVGAMMLFAASCDLALQEKWEYVPEPFGNRPTGMTAYDWMLMINGDTTYNDDDGLPQFQFMLDAIERAGVFELYNNPDAQQTYFLLRNSAFNGGGQLIANMTGDSENPLDSISPDRLAHALKYHIIDETMSQTDIPKNDFHLYYQSLIPGDTGVVEINKRLFNQEIRINASIARVGGGTTPTTMPSSSKGATVVLHNFIFTNGIGHQLNGYVRYQPF